CGTATTTTCGACTTTCACCACTGAACCGTCAACTGCCCCTTTCACTCCACCTCCGGAATCTGTACACTTAACTACACCATCCTCACCTGAGGTGCCTTTTGCACAACTACTTGACCCCAGCCTAAGGAATTCTGGGACTGGCCTACAGTTTCCGTTCTCAAACTATGAGTTTCATTCCTACCAGCTTTATCCTGGAAGCCCCGCAGGCCAGCTAATTTCGCCTAGCTCATGGGTTTCAGGATCAGGCACTTCATCTCCTTTTCCTGATGGTGATTTTGCTACCAGTGGCCCTCGTTTTCCGGAGTTTCATATACCTGACCCCCCAAACCTCTTGGACCTTGATAATAAGGAGTGGGAATCAGGACAAGGTTCAGGAACTTTGACACCAGATGCCGCGAGATCTACATCAAGCAACTTTCCTGTGGATTCTCAGTTTTCAGATTTTGCTTCACACTCGAATTCATTCAATGGAAAATACAATGATCAAGTCCCAAGTCATAGAGTTTCTTTTGAACTAACAGCTGAAGAGGCCTTGAGTTGTGCAGAACCGAAGCCAGCATCCCCTGTCACAGTCATTCCAGCCAATGCAGCAAGTATAAAAACAGCTAAAACCGAACCCAACTCTATCGAAACAGAACAAAACTTTGATTGCCGTGTTGGTGAAACATCTGATGAGACACCAGCAAAAGCGTCAACAGATGACAAGAATGTACCGCGACATCAGAAACATCGGTCCTTAACGCTCGGCTCGCTAAAAGAATTCAACTTCGACAGTACTAACGGAGAAGATCCCCACAAGCCTAATCATCACGGACCAGACTGGTGGGCTAATGGAACTGATACTGGGAAGGAAGATGTAGCCTTCAAGAATTGGTCCTTCCCTGTGATCCAACCGGACACCGTCCAGCAATCCTCAGAAAGTTTTCCATTGGCAACACAATAGCAGTGAATTATCCAGACTGACCCTGAAATGAAGGCTGTTTTTGAGTCCTTTTGCTGACCTGAAAAAGAGGGACAAATGGTAATGTTTTGCACTTCTTTTTTCCCCTCCTCATCTAGCATAGTGTATGATATCTCTCTAGTTTTTAGGCAGAAAGATGAACTAACAAACAGGTGTTGTCAAATATTTTTGTGGTGTCATCCATTTCATATGTAACATAAAATGATGAATATATAGGACAGTTTTACAGAGAGAATTTCAATGGAGATGGACATTATGACAAGTTTTGGAGTCCATTTCATTATTTGTCTCATTAGTCCTAATAGAAATGGGGTGTTGGAATTCAGAGTCTCAATCTTGTTTGGAAGTTCTTTTTGGTCCATCTATTTGATAGATATAAAATAGCTACTTTTATACCAATGCTATTCCAAAGTTTGGTTAAAATAAGGTAAAggagaaaattttaaaaaaaaaatgagaaaaaagatTACAATAAAAAGAACAATGTTTGAATAATAAGGTAAaggagaaaaataaagaaactgaggaaaaaaaaaagattacaatgaaaatagaagaaaacgaaaaaaaagaaacaaaaaaagaaaaattggaaaaaaataaaaaatagtgaaaaaataaaaaaaaatcaaagaattTTTAATATATGGTAAAGGAAATAGAATGATACAAGAAATAAAGTATACTAATGTTCATATGATTAGAATGTTGGGTATGCTAATTCGGGTTATTGTGAAAAGATAAACGGGgataaaataaagaacaaacggagaaaaacaaaggaaaagcGAATAAGTCGGAAAAAGGGGAAATCAAGAAAGAtagaaacagaaaaaaataaaggaaaagcgAATAAGTCGGAAAAAGGGGAAATCAAGAAAGATCGAaagaattttgaataaaatcGAAAAGTTGTAAAAGAAATTCgagagaaaaaatataaaaataaaaaatctaattttatttaatatataattcaaaatatatattaggagcggtctcttgccaaaaaattggcaGAGAAAGGCTTGTCCCAGTATACTCTTGTGGTGGGATCCCTATCCAGACCTTCGCTTAACGGAAACGCGTAGTGCATTGAACcgctttttttttatatataattcaaaatataGAATAAATGTTCTTTAATTTGATAAAGAACTAATAGCATGTTAGCTGATAAATGTTTGTTGAGCATTTATCAAGAGTATAATTATAGGGTCCAAAAGACTGTTTTTTCGGGTTTGCTCATTACAGTTTTTATTGGTGTAGTTAGAGGTTTGTTATTAGTTGATTAATTAAtagtatttattaaaattataataaattgttATTGTTGGTatataaaatgtctaatattaacatattttaaattaattaacaaataaattatgaaaataaaaatagtattacacaaattaataaaaataataaaaataactaaataaaagaaatagtaACTTATTGAATGGAGTAAAATCTTATTCTCGACTATAGTATGATAAAGGTGAGAATGACGTTAAAGAAAATATGTGTTttgcaaaaataaaaagaataatttcatcaATATCAAGTAAATATAAACAGTTGTGTATGAAAACTTTTTAAAAAAGAATTCGTGAAAACTTCAAAATACTATTGTTTTCCTTGAAAAAAGCTAAAAGCTCGTCGTATAAACTTAACCAAAAACTATTATTTATGCGATTTCAAGTGAAAAGCTAAACGCTGCTCTAAAAAACCGAAACAAGCATCcttaaatgttaaattaaatattttgcatGAAATATTATTATTGGACTGCCCTTCTATTCTATGACCAAACAAGCCCACAGAATTTTCAAACTCTTTATCCGCATCTAAGAGCTTCCAAGTCAATTAAGGCCAAGGCAGGctgctattttttttattgttcacAAATGTAAGATTAAAAGATTCTGGCTATTTTCTctccaaaataataataataaaagattcTGGCTATTTCATAAGCTTAAATCAgcatttaaatttgaaaatataaggtttatttgtttaaattttttaataataatacttcaaatttctaaaaaaatttatgtaattacttaagttaaaattttaaagtttaacgattaaaactaaaaatgcATTAACacgttaaataaataaataatgactTGTATACGGTTAGAATATTGTAGTATCAATTTTCATACAAATATTTGATACGGGTCGATATTGGACGagttgattttaatcttaaatcaataaaaatggtTCTTCTCTATCTAAACTATAAGGAGATAATCCcgggttttacggactaaatccgTAGAAAATCTTAAACCCCCCATTATTGAAGgttaaaaccttaacaaaagcttcatAAAGAAGACAATGGTTTTTTATTAATTGAACGCTGAGTTTCCTTATAAATAAGAGGCTTTATATAGCTAtctttgttaaaaataaaagacataATTAACCTAGCTAGAGTTACAAACAATTAAAAAAGGTATGGGTAAAATGGGAAACGGATATCAAATGACATTTAGGGAAATAAACTTAATGGAGGACAAGTAAATAAGGATAGTGGTATAATCGTAATTAagagaaataagaaaatagGACAACATTTGGTCCCCTTGTCCCCTAGTACATTTGGACTTTTCTTGTGTTGAATCTCAGGGTCACACGACGGCATTCACAGGGGCGTGTGACAAAATTTATCAAAGCCACACATCGTCTGCTAATTACAACAAGGGACAGAAGCTTTTGTGAACAGTCCTCACAGTGTGTGACCAATTCGCACGGCATGTATACTGCATTTTCAGCAGCTCCCTTCCTTATCGTGGCCTATATCGTTGGCTGCGGCAGAGTTTGCTACATCCTTCAGACCCGTGTCGGAAATGTCCTCATCAATATTTTtgtctttaaaatatatttatattcatCTTGGTAATTTATTTTATGGCTAACTACCCAATGATTTGGCCGATTTGCAGACTGGTACCTgtgatatttttgtttttgcaaaTACAATCATGTGGTTgaaaaattttacatgtttttttactttaacaaatttggccgataacgacctcaaaatgaaaattttcaagaattaaagttgtttagtatcatatttactatggaaccatactttttattttttaaaatcatcatttttagagttttctctctctaaacattatctttctctctcataaaaaaacaacacttaaattaCCTCAAAGCTAacaagttaaagaattaaaattgtttaaaatatcatttaactcttaaaaagttttatttcgagttctgacaaagtgaacttaaatgcaaaatttttaattaaccctttatttatatatatttttaggaaatttagtatttattttaataCTTATATCATTAGTTTCAGCAATAACACACGTATACTTTTTAATTATTGGATTCAATTACAATTTGTTAGCTTATTTTTTGAAATCAGATGTGTGAAGTGCGTAGGTTTTGATACAATGATTTCTATTAACtcaccaaaaaaaaatacacgTTTTGAAACAAGGTAGAGActatactttgttttttacaaagaaAGTCTTACTTTATATGTTTCCACCATTTgataaattttacatattagatgaaaaaaaacaaacaaagtaaatatAGAAGGCGTATTTGAAACAATGATTTTAGAAATCAACTCATAAAGATGACTggatgggtaaattacacctatgaccCCTAACTTTTATATTTACCTTTATTATAGTTCTTGGATTTCAAAACcgaatattattgtttttaaacTTTATATTTTACTAACAAAATAGTCTATTTTAATGATGACCACATTCAAAATTATCAATGATGatcttaaaaatgaaaaaaatataagaattaaagttacttaaaacCAAATTTCTCATGGAacctttgtttttaattttttaaatcacAACTTTTAGATATTTCATTCTCCAAAATAATCACTTTCTCTCTATTAACcgaacaacacttaaatgaactaaaaaaaaaatcaagaattaaaattgttcatgaTATCATTTATACCAATTCTAGAATGAGGTTACCTGCTATTGGAATGATCATATTGATCGACGTTAAAAATAACCGGTATATaataaagtgtaaagttcatgAGTCATAATAATATTCAGTTTTAAAATTCAAGaccataataaaaataagtgtAAAATTCAAGAGTAATAAGTGTAATTTATCCAAACTTCTCTTATATGCTTTGACAGTCCCGCTCAATTGGACCCTAATGATCATGGGCCTTCACCCTTAGATCTAACCAATAATAATCCAACAGTGATCAAAttattaactaaaatattagtaacagatttctttctatttttttaatatattattaatcctaattaactCCTACAAACAAGCAACcactttagagagagaaattctCAAACTCGATTCTTCAGCATGAGCCAAACTCGAACAATTTTCTTCTTGGACTTCACCTGAGAAAAATTCAAGCATTTATTCGTTCAACTGGAAGAACATTGGGGATGAAAAATCTAATTATCTCTGTTGGATAGGTAGGATAAGGAGTatgaagaagagaaaaagacaTTAcctgatgaagatgaagatgagatGGAGATGAAAACGCAGAGATTAGTTATTAgggaataaagaaaaaataatatggTTCGATTCTGATCAATAGAAGAACAAAAACTGAGTTCTTCAAATTCAATATTGTTTATGAttataaatccaaattgactttGTGAAACGAAAATACTCAATTGAATCATGGTTGAACGATACTAGTTGTCGAAAAAAAAGCTTATAAATAAAAACCAGCATCGGAAAAGTTGAACAAAAATTCTAGGTCTTTTATCTTCTTTAGGGCCATAAGGATGGAACGAGTAAATTGTGTATTTCTTCCTATACTGTGTTTttcagggccggtcctgacaatttaggGGTTCTAggcaaaataaataataagaacccttttaataataaaaaatttatacataacaaaataggtcttttaattttttttttatcaatggaGTTTCGGAAAGAAATAGGTCCtcctatataattttatcactatttatattaaaaaaattaaatttcatatataggctaaatttttttttagccCCCTCCAGCCCTGGACCCTAAGCCGGCGCACCCCGGATCTATGCCCAAGGCCGGCCCTGGTGCTTTTCTGTAATTGCCCAACACCAATTTCTCATATTAATTAACCAGTTTAATTATTTGATGTTCAAAAGGAGTGAATTTTTGTCCGGCCATTTTAGTAGAGATATGAAAATGGTTCCTTGTTTTtaggaataaattaaatattaaagaaatctgttaattaatattaattaagtaATATGATCACCGTAGGATTCGTATTAGGCTAGATCTAAGAGTAAATGTCCAAATTTCACTTGGTCATCAGGATCCAATTGAACGGAACTGTATGCCTTGAAGTCATGTAATAGAAATTTTTACAAGAAGGTATTTGACAAAATTCTTTTTCTCATCACAAATTAAtagattattttattatttttagtaaGTTTTAAATTACAGTTTTTTTAAATTGATTATTTTATAATGTTCTAATAGAATCTTTAATCATGATGCATActaatcaaataaaaataatcaaattaatttgaaattatagaaatattttatcaaatgaGTACAAATATTATGAGAATTATAGTAATTTAGGACTATTAAATTTcttatattaataatttaaataaggATAAGCTAAAAATATGTTGtccaattatattattagagaAGAAGGAAAGCGTTGAAATTTCTTAGTCAAAAAATGAGAATATGTTCTAGATTGATCGAATAGCATGCGTCTATAGTTAGCTATATTTGACTATATTATTATTCTTAAAATTCATTAAACGCATGGAAGTAACCATATAAAAAGATATAATTAATTGAATATAAATAgacaaaaatataataataagaaaaaaggAGTAGTTGAGTTTGTTGAAGAATTGACAGCAAATTTGTGCTTGtccataaagaaaaagaaaaagaaaaggaaaaggaaatatCCGTTGGATGCATGTTCTCCCATATTGTTGCCCATAAAtgactatatattatatatatatataaatttgttttATGGTCAATCAATTTATCTAAGCTAGACTACCATATTTTGGATTTTTCTTTTAGGGAATCACTTGGAAAttcaatttaaagaaaaaaaatccattaCCAATTTGTAGAGGtggcaaaaaaaatattacacaaTACGAAATCGATACGTAATTTTAGTGTTTGGATTTAGCTTAGTAGGTAATGTGTTATTTTTGGGTTGGTATGAAACTGACACGCAAATTTTTAAGTTGGATTAGAGTTGATATGCTAACCCGAAAACGACACAAAATgacatgaatatttaaaattattgttatattctctcgtatttttatatgtcatttcattaataaagataataaaattgtaattattacTTTCAAATATGATTCGAACCTTCTAAACTGTTACAAACACATTACATTACCCCTTAATATGATATTAGCGGGCTTTTCGATAGTTAGtgttaatatattaatataaaaatgacataaagtatttaaaaggtaaattccaaaaaaacctGGTTTCATCGATTTCCAAAAAAACTCttatggtttgtttttacaaaaaaaaaggactgtgttatacgccgttacccAAAAaccggaaaatggcttaacagtgttaaaagtgatgacgtggcaaagggcaaaatggtccaaattaaaataaaaaaataaaaataaaagataaaagaaaaagaaaattaaaaaaatcccCCAAATCGTCTTCtggtcttcatcttcttcttctggggccttcatcttcttcgcctccttcatcttcttcctcctctgtAAACCGAAGAGAAACCTGTCTCTGCTCACAAATCTTCACCTCTCATGTCTCTGTCGCAGTCCTCATCGGCGTTGGCTTCAACGGCTGCCAGTTTCACATCTCACTCCTCTTCGCCGTTTGTGAGATTATCGATCCATCGCCACAACAACAACCAATCTTCGCCGTCTATGAGATTATCGATCGCTCAATCTCTCCTAATCGGTCTCTCGGTCTCTGTCGATGAGGCGGTGGCTCTTTCCAGATTTCCAGATTCAAAAATTTTGAAGAGTTCTAGAAATTTTCGAACTAAGAGTGTATGTTATTCACTTGCAATCAAACAATCTTCTTTTCCCCAAATCAAACATAAGAACACAAAAgctaaaatataaaaacaaaaacatctCTTCAATACCCATTCTTCCCGCTCCCAATTTCACAGGAGAAACTTGAAACAAATATAAAAACCCACCAAAGAGCTGTTATGACTAGTTCCTTGAACCAGTTGAGCAAAATTTTCCAGCTTCATTAATAACCAAATGTTAAACAGCATAATCAAAGAATCCCAGCAATTTGTATTTAACTCGAAATCCCAGCAATTTctataaagaagaagaagaagagagaatagagaagaagaagaagaaaaagagagaagaagtaGAAGACCACGAAGAAGCAGCCCAGAAAAATGGTAATTAATGAAGAATTGATAATCTCTGAAGAggttaaagaagaagaagaggaggttGTGAAGAAGCTGAGCAGGTTACGTCGATGGCCGCGGTTAGGGAAGAAGCTGAGCAGGTTAcgtaacagagaagaagaagaagttgggttttttttattattttaattttctttttaatttttgttttttttatttttttttaattctgacCGTTTTACCCCTTGCCACATCATCCAAATTAACGGTGTTAGGTCATTTTCCGTCTTTTgggtaacggcgtataacacgctccttttttttgtaaaaacaaaccacaggggtttttttggaaatcgatgaaaccacatggtttttttttggaatttaccctatttaaaaatactaaaatatcttcttatatttttgaAAGTTATcgttaatatatatacataacaaaattacagGTAACCTAAAACATACGATAtaaaatcgacactaacccgaacagatTAACATGATTGTGACACGAttttttttgggttgggtttgagtTTACTCTTTCAACACAAACACGGCTCGCGGTCtaccaattttattattattattattattattattattattattattatttgagtgGTTAAGAATATAGATATAATGCACATAATACATTTTAATtgatagaatttttttttttggtaataatGGAAGGCTCAGGTGTCCAGacggaaaaagaaaaaggaaagaaaccAAACTCGAACAACTCTATTTAAAGCGGAACCTCTATTGTCATCAGCGAGAATCCCTTGGAGGCCTGCAAGAGGCGCACCAAACTCATGGTGACCCAAAGAATAAGAACCTGCATAGTTCACCAGCCAGTTCTCTGCCCTGTTACCCTCTCTGTAGCTGTGGACAAATGTGACGTCCCAGTCTTTGTCACGATAACACAAACACCTCTTAATTAACCAAGCAAAAGGATGGTGTAAATCAACCGCACCAGTCATAAAGCCAAGAATAACCTGGGAGTCTAGTTCAAAATTGACCCGCCTAAACCCCCGAGTCCAAGCAATGTGTAAACCAAAATAAAGGCCCCAGAGTTTCGCAACAGCTGAGGTACAGTACCCAATATTAGCTCCAAACCCTCCACGCCAGTGACCTTGGGCATCCCATATCAGGCCTCTAGACGAAGCAAGCCCGGGGTTTCCTTTGCAGGCACCATCCATGTTAACTTTCACCCATTCCGTACCTGGAGGCGTCCATGCAACCAAAATCGTTCTTGGAGTACCACGGGTGTTCAAATACGGGCCAGAGTTGGCATTAACGAACTCCCTACAGTAGTGCCTAATGAAGGATAATGCATTCCTAGGAAAAGTTGTATCGTTGAACACGAGATCATTACGAACCCTCTAGAACCACCATATACCGCATACAAAGAACAGTGGCCATGAGATATCTCCATCATGCTCATCAGAATGCAGATTATTCGTGAGCCACCCTCTGATATCTTTCGGGAAAAAATCCATGCTCAGCCTCGACGGAACTGCAACGCGCCAGAAGCGTTGAATCTGTTGGCAATCACGTAAGAGGTGGACTACGGACTCAATCCCACCACACGAAACACATTGCTGATTAGGCGAAAGGTTCCTCTTGACTCGCACAGCATTACACAAGATGCTGTCATGCCCCAGAAGCCATATGAAGTGTTTTATTTTCTCAGGAGCCTTCACATTCCAGATATGATTCCACATCGGTACTATTGGGATATCAGTTTGGTCGACTAAAGCTTCATGAACAGATCTTACTGAGTACTCTCCGCTCGAGCTCAACGTCAAGATCCAAGTGTCTGGCGTCTCACTAGATGGACAAACAACAAAGGAAGTAATTTTTAACAGTGTAGAGGCATTCACCAAATTTCGAAGGGTGTCCCAATCCCAGTTGTTAGGGTTTGTAATCTAGTAATCAATTACCATACGATCTAAGTGGTCAGGCGGTATCCAAATATCAACAACCCGAGCTAACTCAGTAGGCCCGCACCATGGTCCAAATTTTAATTGATAGATGATCCActtaaaatattgtttaatatattttaaatcgagtaatcagataaaaaaaattaagaatgaattttctttttttataaaaggtTACTTCATTTTCCTACACATTTTTACATTaataaaaggtaaataatttattaatcccttCCTTTTTGCCTAgcatactgtttagtcctcctatattgaaaaacatattataaggtctctatctTTTATCACTGTTAACCTTTTggtaattttgtcaaaaaattttagatttttaaccattatatttgacataaacaaaacagacagaaaataacagagtaatataGCCATTTTGTATCGTACTATGTCTGTCCTGAAAGTTAAAATATGTtcagttaaaaatctaaaaaaatagacaaaatgatCAAAGAGTTATTATTGCCAAAAGATAAAGTACGATAAAATTGTTACcttgtaatatattttttaaaatctctgaacttaatttttggaatggggCTTGAATGTATCCTTCGATGGCTGCACATGTTGGCCTATCTACTATTCAATGACGCCGTTGTTTTGATTTGGTGGAGGATTATTTGGATGGTAATAATTGGCATAATCTGCACGTGTTACCTGTGGATGTGGAGAATAGATTGCGGAATATCAGGCGGGGTAGAGACGATGTTGATATATGTGTTTGGAAGCCTGCTGCGAGCGGGGTTCTAACCGTTAACTCATGTACGCTTGGCTTAGATCTCCTCCTACTCAACAGCCTTGGAGTCGTTTTTTACGGTGTCGGAGTGTTCCTCTTGCACACTCGCTTATTGGATGGCGACTTATCTTGGGTATTTTCTGACTCATGATCAGCTTCAGTTGCGCGGCTGTCAAGTTGTTTCTCGCTGCAGTTTGTGCTCGTTAGATTCTGAAACGTTGGACCACCTTATTTGTCTGCTGTCGACTCTTAGAATTCTGGTTGATCATGCTATTATTCAATGTTTCAGTACTCAAATCGCTGATTTGTGGGCG
The DNA window shown above is from Euphorbia lathyris chromosome 1, ddEupLath1.1, whole genome shotgun sequence and carries:
- the LOC136210827 gene encoding uncharacterized protein At1g76660-like — encoded protein: MRRFHGGDSNALDTINAAASAIASAENRLSQPTAQKRRWTSFWCFGFHRHRKRIGHAVLAPESSASGNDSSAAENSTQPPPQITLPFVAPPSSPASFLQSEPPSALQSPAGVMSFTSISASMYSPSGPASIFAIGPYAHETQLVSPPVFSTFTTEPSTAPFTPPPESVHLTTPSSPEVPFAQLLDPSLRNSGTGLQFPFSNYEFHSYQLYPGSPAGQLISPSSWVSGSGTSSPFPDGDFATSGPRFPEFHIPDPPNLLDLDNKEWESGQGSGTLTPDAARSTSSNFPVDSQFSDFASHSNSFNGKYNDQVPSHRVSFELTAEEALSCAEPKPASPVTVIPANAASIKTAKTEPNSIETEQNFDCRVGETSDETPAKASTDDKNVPRHQKHRSLTLGSLKEFNFDSTNGEDPHKPNHHGPDWWANGTDTGKEDVAFKNWSFPVIQPDTVQQSSESFPLATQ